One window of the Helicobacter sp. 11S03491-1 genome contains the following:
- a CDS encoding amidohydrolase family protein, whose product MKAYDKLVLGHIVLAHKEIQSGYVAISNGVVMEVAMINSSKLPPAKEIHDFSGYYIFPSVIDSQVHSRSQAGQEDFIYSSASGAAGGVGTIIDMPYDAGRLICNEQAFNAKKQEAKAQTRVDFGLYATINPLEGSRHIEELIQAGAIGFKFSTFGTDPTRFPRIPPYIMQECFAKIAPYGLVAGVHNEDDESIKYLIEFYQNQGITDYKAHNLSRPIWTENIAIAQIYELGAQTGCHAHVVHCSNPRGYEICAGYQKQGFCVSIEACLHYLVLSEEEDVSGLVGKAKVNPPIRSLKDKEALWKHLDCGNITVVSTDHVSWSEDRKSFANMFKNSSGATGLEVLLPLMLTEAHKRGISFSKIVRVLSYNPARLFHINHKKGALEIGRDADLVILSKENYLYDAGRSGVNFVSWSPYDGREIDFRVKKHMLRGEWIFDDGKVLASPGFGEFVSPMK is encoded by the coding sequence ATGAAGGCATACGATAAGCTTGTGTTAGGGCATATTGTTTTAGCGCATAAGGAGATACAATCAGGTTATGTAGCCATTAGTAATGGAGTTGTCATGGAAGTAGCGATGATAAATTCTTCCAAACTCCCCCCTGCTAAAGAAATACATGATTTTAGCGGGTATTATATCTTTCCCTCAGTAATTGATTCACAAGTACATTCTCGTTCCCAAGCAGGGCAAGAGGATTTTATTTATTCAAGCGCTTCCGGAGCAGCAGGAGGCGTGGGCACTATTATTGATATGCCCTATGATGCAGGGCGATTGATTTGCAATGAACAAGCTTTCAATGCCAAAAAACAAGAAGCAAAAGCACAAACCAGAGTAGATTTTGGACTTTATGCAACAATAAATCCTCTTGAGGGAAGCAGGCATATTGAAGAATTGATTCAAGCAGGGGCTATTGGATTCAAATTTTCTACATTTGGTACAGATCCAACAAGATTTCCTAGAATCCCCCCTTATATTATGCAGGAATGTTTTGCCAAAATTGCTCCTTATGGATTGGTTGCGGGTGTGCATAATGAAGATGATGAGAGTATCAAATATTTAATTGAATTTTATCAAAATCAAGGGATTACAGATTATAAGGCTCATAACCTATCCAGACCTATTTGGACAGAAAATATTGCTATTGCTCAAATCTATGAATTAGGAGCGCAAACAGGTTGTCATGCCCATGTTGTGCATTGTTCTAACCCAAGGGGCTATGAGATTTGTGCCGGTTATCAAAAACAAGGATTTTGCGTAAGCATTGAGGCATGTTTGCATTATCTGGTGTTATCTGAAGAAGAAGATGTATCCGGACTTGTAGGGAAGGCAAAGGTCAATCCTCCTATCAGAAGCCTTAAGGACAAAGAAGCATTGTGGAAGCATCTTGATTGTGGGAATATCACGGTAGTATCAACAGATCATGTAAGTTGGTCGGAGGATAGAAAATCTTTTGCAAATATGTTCAAAAATTCTTCAGGGGCTACAGGGTTAGAAGTTTTATTGCCTTTAATGCTTACTGAAGCTCATAAGAGAGGTATTAGTTTTTCTAAAATTGTGCGTGTTTTGTCTTATAACCCTGCAAGATTATTTCATATCAACCACAAAAAAGGCGCTTTAGAGATTGGTAGAGATGCTGATTTAGTGATTTTAAGCAAGGAAAATTATCTTTATGATGCCGGCAGGAGTGGGGTAAATTTTGTTTCTTGGAGTCCTTATGATGGCAGAGAAATAGACTTTAGGGTAAAAAAACATATGCTTAGGGGAGAATGGATATTTGATGATGGAAAAGTTTTGGCATCTCCCGGATTTGGAGAATTTGTCTCGCCAATGAAGTAA
- a CDS encoding urocanate hydratase gives MKIQIASGDKLRTKNWRTEGLLRMLENVLYVGEDPQNLIVYAALGKAARDMKSYEKIVETLKNLEIGYTLIVQSGKPIGVLKTHSKAPVVLMANCNMVGQWANADYFYELNKKGLICWGGLTAGDWQYIGSQGVIQGTYEIFCQIARKHFNHSLEGRFILTAGLGGMGGAQGLAGFMAGGATLIVEVDEERIDKRLKNGYLQKKAKTLDQALSLIQDAIKKKEALSVGLLGNAAQIYPQILQRGILPDIVTDQTSAHDLVYGYIPVGFTPEEIKELREKNPKKLMEASLASIKIHLEAMLGFQKRGSIVFDNGNLIRTQAKNAGVQEAFNIPVFTEAFLRDLFCQAIGPFRWVSLCNNKEDIAKIDAFILKHFEHNKIVSNWIKLASKYIPFEGLPARIAWLGHGERTQLALGVNEMVANKDLSGPIAFTRDHLDAGAMAHPNIMTENMLDGSDGIADWPLLNAMLNCSSEADLVAIHSGGGGYSGYMTSAGVTLIADGSKEAAERLSLSLNNDTALGVMRYADAGYEIALREAKSKNIGYFDLRNSKE, from the coding sequence ATGAAAATACAGATTGCTTCAGGGGATAAATTAAGAACCAAAAATTGGCGTACAGAGGGTTTGTTGCGAATGCTGGAAAATGTGCTTTATGTTGGTGAAGATCCACAAAATTTGATTGTTTATGCTGCTTTGGGGAAGGCAGCAAGAGATATGAAAAGTTATGAAAAAATCGTAGAAACACTCAAAAATCTTGAGATAGGTTATACCCTTATTGTGCAATCAGGGAAACCTATTGGGGTGCTAAAGACTCACTCTAAAGCTCCTGTTGTTTTGATGGCAAATTGCAATATGGTGGGGCAGTGGGCAAATGCGGATTATTTTTATGAATTGAATAAAAAGGGGTTGATTTGTTGGGGAGGATTGACAGCAGGAGATTGGCAATACATTGGATCACAAGGGGTGATTCAAGGCACTTATGAGATTTTTTGTCAGATTGCACGCAAGCATTTTAACCATTCTCTGGAAGGAAGATTTATCCTTACAGCCGGACTTGGAGGCATGGGTGGGGCACAAGGATTGGCAGGATTTATGGCTGGTGGAGCAACTTTGATTGTTGAGGTTGATGAAGAACGCATTGATAAGCGTCTCAAAAATGGCTATCTGCAAAAAAAGGCAAAAACACTTGACCAAGCCCTAAGTCTTATCCAAGATGCTATAAAGAAAAAAGAAGCACTATCTGTAGGGCTTTTGGGAAATGCTGCCCAAATTTATCCCCAAATACTTCAAAGAGGTATCTTGCCCGATATTGTTACAGATCAAACATCTGCACATGATTTGGTCTATGGCTATATCCCTGTTGGATTTACTCCGGAAGAGATCAAAGAATTAAGAGAAAAGAATCCTAAAAAGCTCATGGAAGCTTCTTTGGCTTCTATTAAAATCCATTTAGAAGCTATGCTTGGTTTTCAAAAAAGAGGCTCTATTGTGTTTGATAATGGTAATTTAATACGCACACAAGCTAAAAATGCAGGAGTGCAAGAGGCTTTTAATATCCCTGTTTTTACAGAGGCATTTTTGAGAGATTTGTTTTGTCAGGCTATTGGTCCTTTTCGTTGGGTATCTTTGTGCAACAACAAAGAAGATATTGCTAAAATCGATGCTTTTATCTTGAAACATTTTGAACATAACAAAATTGTAAGCAATTGGATAAAACTCGCTTCAAAATATATTCCTTTTGAAGGGTTGCCTGCAAGGATTGCCTGGCTTGGACATGGAGAAAGGACCCAATTAGCCTTAGGCGTTAATGAAATGGTAGCTAATAAGGATCTTTCAGGTCCTATTGCTTTTACAAGAGATCATCTGGATGCCGGTGCTATGGCGCATCCTAATATCATGACAGAAAATATGCTTGATGGGAGTGATGGCATTGCTGATTGGCCTCTTTTGAATGCGATGTTAAATTGTTCTTCAGAAGCTGATTTGGTAGCTATCCATTCAGGAGGAGGAGGTTATAGCGGGTATATGACTTCTGCCGGAGTTACTCTTATTGCAGATGGGAGTAAGGAAGCTGCAGAGAGGTTAAGTTTATCTTTGAATAATGATACGGCTTTAGGTGTGATGAGGTATGCAGATGCAGGTTATGAAATAGCTTTAAGGGAGGCTAAATCTAAAAATATCGGATATTTTGATTTAAGAAATTCAAAGGAATAA
- a CDS encoding Zn-dependent hydrolase, with protein sequence MKINPDRYEKFLMDLSLKTDPNQPYTRRSFSDMFVEGRQWLSEKMLELGLEVSLDCAGNLIGKRAGKNHQSGYPHTIAIGSHSDSVPSGGRYDGIAGVIAGLECVASLNDKNIALEHDLEIIDFLAEEPSEWGVSCIGSRGISGFLDEKTLQLSHPQTGEKLGIAINRMGGDSAGLKKATHIKAFFELHIEQGKVLETLGMDIGIVSSIVGIMRIEVSFLGESNHAGTTPMNMRKDAGRIACEMSVLGNILASEISKRNEGYFVATCGQIFFKPNASNVICGASKIVFDVRSDSRALMEEFRDRLLEETQKISKKQGILLQNFEVLSDTRPTYCDRNLMGILEGVCKKDALPFMVMPSGAGHDSAFMSHLAPVAMIFVPSQGGKSHCPEEYTSKEELGNGVNVLFKALLEYDKQFINS encoded by the coding sequence TTGAAAATTAACCCGGATCGTTATGAAAAATTTCTCATGGATTTATCTCTGAAGACAGATCCCAATCAGCCTTATACAAGGCGTTCTTTTAGTGATATGTTTGTAGAAGGTCGCCAATGGTTAAGTGAGAAAATGTTGGAATTAGGTCTTGAAGTTTCCCTAGATTGCGCCGGCAATCTTATAGGCAAAAGAGCAGGTAAAAATCATCAATCCGGTTATCCTCATACAATTGCTATAGGTTCTCATAGTGATAGTGTGCCAAGTGGGGGCAGATATGATGGGATAGCCGGAGTGATTGCAGGATTAGAATGTGTAGCGAGTCTTAATGATAAAAACATTGCCCTAGAGCATGATTTAGAAATTATAGATTTTTTGGCTGAAGAACCTAGTGAGTGGGGTGTTTCTTGTATAGGGAGTCGAGGAATAAGTGGGTTTTTAGATGAAAAAACTCTCCAATTGTCTCATCCCCAAACAGGTGAAAAATTGGGTATAGCAATCAATCGCATGGGTGGGGATAGCGCCGGGTTAAAAAAAGCCACTCATATAAAAGCATTTTTTGAACTTCATATTGAGCAAGGTAAGGTTTTAGAAACTCTAGGTATGGATATTGGTATTGTAAGTTCTATTGTAGGGATTATGCGTATTGAAGTCAGTTTTTTAGGAGAAAGCAATCATGCCGGTACTACTCCGATGAATATGAGAAAAGATGCCGGAAGAATAGCTTGTGAAATGAGTGTTTTGGGAAATATTCTGGCATCAGAAATTTCCAAAAGAAATGAAGGTTATTTTGTGGCTACTTGTGGGCAAATATTTTTTAAACCCAATGCAAGCAATGTGATTTGTGGCGCTAGTAAAATTGTTTTTGATGTGCGTTCTGATTCAAGAGCATTGATGGAAGAATTTAGGGATAGATTGCTTGAAGAAACACAAAAAATTTCTAAAAAGCAAGGTATTTTACTCCAAAATTTTGAGGTTTTGAGTGATACTCGACCTACATATTGTGATAGAAATTTAATGGGTATTTTAGAAGGAGTATGTAAAAAAGATGCCCTTCCTTTTATGGTGATGCCAAGTGGAGCGGGACATGATAGTGCTTTTATGAGCCATCTGGCTCCTGTAGCTATGATTTTTGTCCCCAGTCAGGGAGGCAAAAGCCATTGTCCGGAAGAATATACTTCAAAAGAGGAGTTAGGCAATGGTGTGAATGTGCTTTTTAAAGCTCTTTTAGAATATGACAAACAATTTATTAATTCATAA
- a CDS encoding DUF917 family protein, which produces MGRILKLKDVYAAVKGGSVYACGGGGWVEHGIELGTLAVTIGRPELVSIDEIQPDDYVATAAAIGAPGGLSDWEMLGIDYVKAVRFVQEALGSKIAGLIIGQNGMSSTINAWLPSAILGTKVVDALGDLRAHPTGDMGSLGLANSPEIMIQSAVGGNRSKNQYIELVVKGATAKISPILRTASDMSGGFIASCRNPIKASYVKKNAALGGISMAIELGEAILEAEKKGKNAVIDAICKQTDGVILAEGKVIKNSLQYTQEAFDVGIIEVGEGKNKVILHVMNEYMAIDDACGNRIGTYPDVITTFDKDGNPISAGKLKAGMDIFVFHIPKTKIPLSSSVKDPSVYPHVEKTLGIELAKYALQKDKQ; this is translated from the coding sequence ATGGGAAGAATTTTGAAATTAAAAGATGTCTATGCTGCTGTCAAAGGTGGTTCAGTCTATGCTTGTGGTGGTGGTGGATGGGTAGAACATGGGATTGAGTTAGGGACTTTGGCAGTTACAATTGGCAGACCTGAGTTAGTTAGTATTGATGAGATTCAACCTGATGATTATGTTGCAACAGCCGCTGCTATTGGAGCACCTGGGGGACTTAGTGATTGGGAAATGTTAGGGATAGATTATGTCAAAGCAGTACGATTTGTCCAAGAAGCTTTGGGTAGCAAAATAGCAGGGCTTATTATTGGTCAAAATGGAATGAGTTCGACTATAAATGCATGGTTGCCCTCAGCAATTTTGGGGACAAAAGTTGTTGATGCTTTGGGAGATTTGCGTGCGCACCCTACAGGAGATATGGGTTCTTTAGGATTAGCTAATAGTCCTGAAATAATGATTCAGAGCGCTGTAGGAGGGAATCGATCAAAAAATCAATATATTGAATTGGTTGTTAAAGGAGCTACTGCAAAAATTTCTCCGATTTTGCGGACAGCTTCAGATATGTCAGGAGGGTTTATAGCCAGTTGTCGTAACCCTATCAAAGCTTCATATGTGAAAAAAAATGCAGCCCTTGGAGGGATAAGCATGGCAATTGAACTCGGAGAAGCTATTCTTGAAGCAGAAAAAAAAGGCAAAAATGCTGTTATTGATGCTATTTGCAAGCAAACTGATGGAGTGATTTTAGCAGAAGGCAAAGTGATTAAAAATTCTTTGCAATACACTCAAGAAGCTTTTGATGTAGGGATTATTGAAGTAGGAGAAGGAAAGAATAAAGTGATTTTGCATGTTATGAATGAATATATGGCTATTGATGATGCTTGCGGGAATAGAATAGGCACTTATCCGGATGTAATCACTACTTTTGATAAAGATGGTAATCCCATCAGCGCAGGAAAACTCAAAGCAGGGATGGATATTTTTGTATTCCATATACCCAAAACAAAAATTCCTCTTAGTTCAAGTGTTAAAGATCCCAGTGTTTATCCTCATGTAGAAAAAACATTAGGGATTGAATTAGCAAAATATGCTCTTCAAAAGGATAAACAATGA